In the Populus trichocarpa isolate Nisqually-1 chromosome 1, P.trichocarpa_v4.1, whole genome shotgun sequence genome, one interval contains:
- the LOC7485729 gene encoding 3-ketoacyl-CoA synthase 12, translated as MDVPMLVYAFLIFYPLFMLWRRIDRKRDRECYILDYECHKPTDDRKLDTECSGQVIRRNKNLGLNEYKFLLRAIVSSGIGEQTYGPRIIFNGQEENPTLQDLISEMEEFFHDSIGKLLARSGIAPKEIDVLVVNVSMQSVVPSLPAMIINHYKLREDVKVFNLTGMGCSASLISVNIVQNIFKTYKNAYALVVTSESLSPNWYAGSDRSMILANCLFRSGGCAMLLTNKRALKHRAMLKLKCLVRTHHGAIDESYDCCHQREDDQGRSGFHLDKSLPKVATRALVDNLREITPKILPVRELLRFMVVSFIRKYWSHRSTKGAGSSPKPAINFKTGVDHFCIHTGGKAVIDGIGVSLDLTEHDLEPARMTLHRFGNTSASSLWYVLGYMEAKRRLKKGDRVLMISFGAGFKCNSCLWEVLRDLGDAGNAWTDCIDSYPPNSLTNPFLEKYGWINNEDDPSTFAFPSPS; from the coding sequence atggATGTTCCCATGTTAGTATATGCTTTTCTCATCTTCTATCCCCTCTTCATGTTATGGAGGCGGATTGATAGGAAAAGGGACCGAGAATGTTATATACTAGACTATGAGTGCCACAAACCAACCGATGACAGGAAACTTGACACAGAGTGTTCTGGGCAAGTGATACGGAGGAACAAAAATCTTGGTCTGAACGAGTACAAGTTTCTGTTGAGAGCTATTGTGAGCTCTGGAATTGGCGAGCAAACCTATGGTCCCAGGATCATATTCAACGGTCAAGAGGAGAACCCTACATTACAAGATTTAATTTCGGAGATGGAGGAGTTCTTTCATGACAGCATCGGAAAGCTCTTGGCTAGGTCAGGCATAGCTCCTAAAGAAATCGATGTTCTTGTAGTTAATGTCTCCATGCAGTCTGTTGTGCCTTCTTTACCCGCTATGATCATAAATCACTATAAACTAAGGGAGGATGTTAAGGTTTTTAACCTCACTGGGATGGGTTGTAGTGCAAGCCTTATATCCGTCAACATtgttcaaaacatttttaagaCTTACAAAAATGCTTATGCGCTTGTTGTCACCTCGGAGTCTTTAAGTCCAAATTGGTATGCAGGCAGTGATAGATCGATGATTCTTGCAAATTGTTTGTTCCGATCTGGTGGGTGTGCCATGCTCTTGACTAACAAAAGGGCCTTAAAGCACCGTGCCATGCTCAAATTGAAGTGCCTAGTCAGGACACATCACGGAGCTATAGACGAGTCGTATGATTGTTGCCATCAAAGAGAAGATGACCAAGGGCGCTCAGGGTTTCACCTGGACAAGTCACTCCCAAAGGTCGCTACACGAGCTTTGGTCGACAACCTTAGAGAAATAACCCCTAAGATCTTGCCTGTAAGGGAGCTGCTTAGATTTATGGTGGTGTCATTTATTAGGAAATATTGGAGCCACAGATCCACAAAAGGAGCTGGTTCTAGTCCTAAACCTGCTATAAACTTCAAGACAGGTGTTGATCACTTCTGCATTCACACTGGGGGTAAGGCAGTGATCGATGGGATTGGCGTTAGTCTTGATCTCACCGAGCATGACTTGGAGCCAGCAAGAATGACTCTGCATAGGTTCGGCAACACATCTGCGAGTAGTCTTTGGTATGTTTTGGGATACATGGAGGCCAAAAGGAGGCTAAAGAAAGGTGACAGGGTTTTGATGATTAGTTTTGGTGCGGGCTTTAAATGCAACAGCTGTTTGTGGGAGGTGCTTAGAGACTTGGGGGATGCAGGTAATGCGTGGACGGACTGCATTGATAGCTACCCACCAAACTCATTGACCAACCCATTCTTGGAGAAGTATGGATGGATTAACAATGAAGATGATCCCAGCACTTTTGCATTCCCTTCTCCTTCTTAA
- the LOC7465137 gene encoding exocyst complex component EXO70H1 produces MRTMLHKQSPSASPNPSPHHRHTFSDTLMDEKIEIAQALISKWDVSPNSSSLYCNITNLFAADNRYEAKQYLNSIKDLQAAMQYYISHEPTSENLVLAQGLMQIAIKRLEREFYIILKSNRQHLDPESVSRASRSSVSEFEDESEDEEESRAGEDSISEVERVSMSVMEDLKAISECMISAGYGKECIKIYKNIRKSIVDEALYHLNVDSRLSFAQIQKMDWEVLEVKIKTWLNAVKVAVKTLFYGERILCDQVFSSSPAMRESCFADITREGALSLFVFPENVAKCKKAPERMFRTLDLYEAIADLWPEIESIFDLESTSTVKQQAINSLIKLGEAVRAILIEFESAISKDHSKAAVPGGGIHPLTRYVMNYVTFLADYSGILADILADWPLPVLSSLPEAYFGSPFSDDGTINSAISTRLAWLILVMLCKLDGGAAIYKDAALSYLFLANNLQYVVNKVQKSNLKFLHGDEWIEKHEARVRQYVSNYERMGWSKVFATLPDINDNQMTTQQVTECFNSFNSSFEEAYNKQASWVVSDSKLRDQIKLSVARKLVPAYREFYEKYRQVVVRKEGIVRFAPDDLENYLSDLLFGTGGSSSHLSSSSSLSSISSSPSHSRGGRSH; encoded by the coding sequence ATGAGGACTATGCTGCACAAACAATCACCTTCAGCCTCTCCTAATCCATCACCACACCATCGCCATACATTCTCCGATACATTAATGGACGAAAAAATCGAGATTGCACAAGCGCTCATTTCTAAATGGGATGTCTCCCCCAATTCCTCCAGCCTCTATTGTAACATCACCAATCTCTTCGCAGCAGATAACCGGTACGAAGCCAAACAGTACCTTAACTCCATCAAAGACCTCCAAGCAGCCATGCAATATTACATCTCCCATGAACCCACCTCAGAAAATCTGGTTCTCGCTCAAGGTCTCATGCAAATTGCCATAAAGAGACTCGAGAGGGAGTTTTACATCATCTTGAAGTCCAACAGGCAGCATCTTGACCCTGAATCTGTTTCCAGAGCGTCAAGATCAAGCGTTTCTGAATTCGAGGATGAGTCTGAGGACGAGGAGGAATCGAGAGCCGGAGAAGATTCCATATCTGAAGTAGAGCGCGTTTCCATGTCTGTCATGGAAGATTTGAAGGCGATTTCAGAGTGCATGATTTCTGCTGGTTATGGAAAAGAATGTATCAAGATATACAAGAACATTCGAAAATCGATTGTTGATGAGGCTTTGTATCATCTGAACGTTGATAGCAGGTTGAGTTTCGCACAAATTCAAAAGATGGATTGGGAGGTTCTGGAAGTTAAAATCAAGACCTGGTTAAATGCAGTCAAGGTTGCAGTTAAAACTCTGTTTTACGGCGAGAGAATTCTTTGTGACCAggtgttttcttcttctcctgcaATGAGAGAGTCCTGCTTTGCGGATATAACAAGAGAAGGTGCCTTGTCTCTCTTTGTTTTCCCTGAAAACGTAGCCAAATGCAAGAAAGCTCCTGAGAGAATGTTCCGCACACTCGACCTCTACGAAGCAATCGCGGATCTCTGGCCTGAAATCGAATCCATCTTTGATTTAGAATCAACCTCAACCGTCAAACAACAGGCCATTAACTCACTAATCAAGCTCGGGGAGGCAGTCCGCGCAATTCTAATAGAATTCGAGTCTGCAATATCAAAAGACCACTCAAAAGCAGCAGTCCCAGGTGGTGGCATTCATCCCCTGACACGATACGTAATGAACTACGTCACTTTCCTCGCTGACTACAGTGGCATACTTGCGGACATCCTAGCTGACTGGCCTCTACCAGTTCTATCTTCATTACCAGAAGCTTACTTCGGTAGCCCCTTCTCTGATGACGGCACAATTAACTCAGCAATATCAACAAGATTAGCCTGGCTGATTCTTGTTATGCTATGCAAACTCGATGGCGGAGCTGCGATTTACAAAGATGCGGCTCTCTCGTATCTATTCCTCGCAAACAATCTTCAATACGTGGTAAATAAAGTCCAGAAATCCAACCTAAAATTTCTTCATGGTGATGAATGGATAGAGAAGCATGAGGCAAGGGTACGGCAATATGTATCAAATTATGAACGCATGGGCTGGAGCAAAGTGTTTGCTACACTACCGGATATTAATGATAATCAGATGACAACCCAACAAGTCACTGAGTGTTTTAACAGTTTTAATTCTTCTTTTGAAGAGGCCTATAACAAACAAGCTTCGTGGGTTGTTTCCGATTCCAAATTGAGAGACCAGATTAAACTTTCGGTAGCCAGAAAGCTTGTCCCGGCATACAGGGAATTTTATGAGAAGTATCGGCAAGTGGTGGTAAGGAAGGAAGGGATTGTCAGATTTGCCCCGGATGACTTAGAGAATTACTTGTCCGATTTGCTTTTTGGGACTGGAGGTTCAAGCAGTCATCTTTCGTCATCTTCCTCACTGTCTTCAATTTCCTCGTCTCCGAGTCACTCTCGTGGCGGCCGAAGTCATTGA
- the LOC7465136 gene encoding protein SODIUM POTASSIUM ROOT DEFECTIVE 2: MKMMDLFCASPASTAICSSLDHRSIVRHGTRPLDRKSSKSDYTPACSSELPPSPCSPYSRKSSAKQRDLYRKSSAEDSRSVISSVKQSYLRRKSSADISDLQSRPVPGSSSRHLLVSDTAPYIDWISESGHHEVPAMAPSTQHANPRLTNSLIDFPARRSSSLVCSRDWISEADNVSDTGNKPSTHMSSNDSPALRSSSSTCSRHQVVVLRVSIHCKGCEGKVRKHISKMEGVTSFSIDFATKKVTIIGDVTPLGVLASVSKVKNAQLWPSATTSPSPSPLP; the protein is encoded by the exons ATGAAAATGATGGATCTGTTCTGTGCTTCTCCAGCTTCCACAGCCATTTGCTCAAGCCTAGACCATCGTTCCATAGTGCGCCATGGAACTAGACCTCTTGATAGGAAGAGTTCTAAATCTGATTATACACCAGCTTGTTCATCTGAGTTGCCCCCTAGCCCCTGCAGTCCTTATAGCAGGAAAAGTTCTGCTAAGCAAAGAGATTTATATAGGAAAAGCTCCGCTGAAGATAGTAGATCGGTGATCAGTTCTGTTAAGCAGAGTTATTTACGTAGAAAAAGCTCTGCTGATATAAGTGATCTGCAAAGTCGCCCTGTACCAGGTTCCTCCTCCAGGCACCTTCTTGTAAGCGATACAGCTCCTTATATCGATTGGATTTCGGAGTCTGGTCATCATGAAGTCCCTGCAATGGCTCCTAGCACTCAGCATGCAAACCCGAGGCTTACAAATAGCTTGATTGATTTTCCTGCACGGAGATCTTCTTCTTTGGTTTGCTCTCGTGACTGGATTTCAGAGGCTGACAACGTGTCTGACACTGGAAATAAACCCAGTACTCATATGAGCTCAAATGATTCTCCTGCTTTAAGATCTTCTTCCTCAACATGCTCCCGTCATCAG GTTGTGGTTTTGAGGGTTTCTATTCATTGCAAAGGATGCGAAGGAAAAGTGAGGAAACATATCTCCAAAATGGAAG GAGTTACATCCTTCAGCATAGATTTTGCGACAAAGAAAGTTACGATCATAGGGGATGTGACCCCTTTAGGCGTCCTTGCAAGCGTCTCCAAAGTGAAGAATGCACAGCTGTGGCCATCTGCAACAACATCGCCTTCGCCATCCCCACTCCCTTGA